The Dama dama isolate Ldn47 chromosome X, ASM3311817v1, whole genome shotgun sequence nucleotide sequence GTTTTACTGAATGTCCCTCCTTTTTATGCAGGGTGTGACTCTTCAGCTAGTGGACTGTTCTGTAGTGGTAAAGATAGCATCTCCTGAAAAcacctgctgtgtggcctggctGGCATAGGTGGTGAATGAGGTAGGAACTTTGTATGTGTGGGGAAGGGGGAAAGGCCACAGCATGCAAGATGGTATTGAAATGATAGCCCCCATTATCTTCACTGCCTGCCTTCTAAATACAGTTGCCTATGTTCCATTACCCACTcttgcatctcatatttttgttcAAGGGAGGATATGTGGCCTCTGCTAGGAAAATGACTGACTTTAGAGTTGGGAGGTATGATTAGACAAGCTGCAGGTCTCTAGCAGGGGAGTGGATGGGAGATCACTTGGGAAGAGCAGAGAGATGGGAGACATTTTTCATGGCCTTGAATATATAGAAGCATGTGTTGTAACACTTGTGATGGGTGTTGGGTCATCTcagtctcttctgttttctttcctatttttttgtctttcataGGTTTGTTCTTTTCAGAGTCCTATAGAAATCTGCAGGTAGCTGTTCTCTTTGAACTTGATTAGGAAAGAGGACGAAAGCTATTCATTTGAATCCAAGGTGAATGTGAGCATGAGCACCTTCATTGATTGGGAGTGGGAATTGCTATTGACAAGTAAGAGCAGATCATATCTTGAAGCCATTGTATTCCAACTTCCCACACACCTTTGCCCTCACATTTATGTATAGGAAATGGGGATGGGATAAGACACAGTTGTGCCTGTAGGGTAATTGATAGATACCCATGAAGTGGAGAAGGATAACATGGAAGAGGATCAAGGAGGCCAGCAACAAAGCTCTAGATTTGAAAAGACATGTATTGAATTTCGAAGCCCATATCTGTCTACCAGATGCTTAAAGTTGCAATCCCTTCTGTGTTTTTGTTCATAGGTCCACCTGTGAGTTGGCTATAGGCCTTATCAACACCAGAAgcaagagaagaggagaaaattcCACCATATCAGTGCAGGTTGGTGTGAGGCATACCAGGATGGACCTGTAGAGTATAGTGGTATATTCCAAATGGGCCATACCCCTTAGTCTTGCTCACTTTCACCAAACTTTCTCATCATCTCTGTTCCTATTTgatgcagagaaaagaaaagtgtcTGGACAGGGCATTGTTGGGCATTAGTGGGACTATGATAGGGATAAAATGAGGTAAAAAACATTTTCTACTATTCTACTCTTACCACACAGTCCATCTGTACTCTCACATTCTGTGTGACTTTCTGCATAGAAAAATGCAGTTGGAAGAGACTGAAAGCTCGTTTTCTTCTTCCACCTCAGGTCTATCTCCAGTGCTAGCTGTGGTGGCTTTGGAGTGACAGAAGATCATCACCTTCAACCTAGTGAAAGAATATTAGGACACTGACCCAAGACATACTGAGAACCAAGGCCAAGACTGTGTAGAGCTATCTATATAACTGGGCTTCAGCTATGGCTGGAGCTAAGAGTAGAAGGAATAGGAATAGAAAGAATGAgaataaaaagaagacaaaaactgaaaaaagggCAGTTGTAGAAGCTGAAGGAAAAAGGGAGGCCACTGATACAGTCAGATCAGCTGAAGGAAAGCGGGAGGCTACTGGTACAGCCAAGACCCAGACCAAAGCTATAACCAAGGCAGGGCCTCGGGCAGACGCAGTGGCAGTGGTGAAGGCAGCATCTAAGAACAAGGCTGTTACTGAAATGAAAGAACATCTGCTAGATGTTCGTCCCAAAGCTGAAGATGAGGCCGCTAGAGCAGCTCAATTTTGTTCTGCGGCTCAGGCTAGTGCTGAGTCCAGGTTTACGTGTAAAGATAAGACTCATATTAATACCTGGTTTGGGGCTGGAGAAGAGGCCAATGTTGGTTCCTGGTTCTGGAATGGAGAAGAGACTGGTAAACATTTCAGTGCTAAAGATGAAGGTAAAGCTGATACTGGTCTCCCATCCTGTGCTGAGAAGTTGGAGCCTCTGGCTGGGACCAGCTGTAAGGCTAGGCTAggagctgaggaggaggaggaggagaacgtTATTGGGAGCTGGTTTTGGGACGGAGATGAAACTAGTTTTGACCCTAACCCTAGACCTGTGAGCAGGATAATTAAACCTCAGCCTGTGGatgaaattaatgaaaaagaTAGGCCCAAGGACTGGTCTGAGGTAACTATATGGCCCAAAGCTCCTGCTGTAACTCCAGCAGTGTTAGGCTTTAGATCCCAAGTCACATTTGAGAAAAAGCCACCTTCATATGTTGTCCTGGCCTCTGCTGAGGAAAATACCCGTTCTTCGCCTgtggcaacagcagcagcatgc carries:
- the GPRASP3 gene encoding G protein-coupled receptor associated sorting protein 3, which translates into the protein MAGAKSRRNRNRKNENKKKTKTEKRAVVEAEGKREATDTVRSAEGKREATGTAKTQTKAITKAGPRADAVAVVKAASKNKAVTEMKEHLLDVRPKAEDEAARAAQFCSAAQASAESRFTCKDKTHINTWFGAGEEANVGSWFWNGEETGKHFSAKDEGKADTGLPSCAEKLEPLAGTSCKARLGAEEEEEENVIGSWFWDGDETSFDPNPRPVSRIIKPQPVDEINEKDRPKDWSEVTIWPKAPAVTPAVLGFRSQVTFEKKPPSYVVLASAEENTRSSPVATAAACPSRSTPSSSQPVSEFPFGSDPCIQTIEEIRRQIRIREVNGIKPFACPCKMECYMDSEEFERLITLLKSTTDPLIHKIAQIAMGIINVHPFAQEFINEVGVVTLIESLLSFPSSEMRKKAVITLNPPSGDERQRKVELHVKHMCKETISFPLNSPGQQSGLKILGQLTTDSNHHHIVANYFSELFHLLSLGNRKTRNLVLKVLLNMSENPTAARDMTNTESLAALKLIFNQKEAKANLVSAVAIFINIKEHIRKGSIVVVDHSSYTTLMAIFREVKVIIETM